TGTCGATCCGTCCGGGCACTGCGCGCGACGTGCCCACCATCCTCGCCCTCATCCGGGGTCTTGCCGACTACGAGCGGCTCCGCCACGAGTGCCGGGCCACTGCGACGGGTGTGCGGCGTCACGGCTTCGGCCGGCGCCCCTACTTCGAGACCCTCATCGCGCGTCGGGGCGGGCGTCCCGTGGGCTTCGCCCTCTACTTCTTCACGTTCTCCACGTTCCTCGCCAAGCCGAGTCTGTATCTCGAGGACCTCTTCGTGCTGCCCGAAGAGCGCGGACAGGGCGCGGGACGCGCGCTCCTCGCCGCGCTTGCGCGCATCGCGGTGCGGCGCGGCTGCGGCCGCCTCGAGTGGGCGGTGCTCGACTGGAACCGCCCGGCCATCGGCTTCTACAAGCGGCTGGGCGCGCGCTTTCGCCGCGAGTGGATTCTCACGCGCCTGACCGGCGCGCCACTCGCGAAACTGGGCCGGAGCGGATAGCGCTCGACGGGGCGCGCGGACGTGGCGGATCGCTTCCCGACTCGGTTGGCCACCGAGATCCAGAGCTGGATCCGCGAGGGACTCGTGTCCGCCGAGCAGGGCGCACGTATCCTCGCCCGCTATCCGCCCGAGGCGGGGTGGCTCTCCCGTCCCGCCGCCCTCTTCGGCCGCATCGGCGGCGGCCTGGTTGCGGCCGGGCTCGCGCTCGTCATCGCCCACAACTGGGAGTCCATTCATCGCTGGGTCAAGCTGGGTGGGCTGGTCGCGCTCATGCTCGCCGCCCACTGGGGCGGCCTCCGGGTGCGCGAACGGGGCTACATCGCGCTCGGTGAAGGGCTCGCGGTGATCGGCGGCGCGATGCTCCTCCTGGGGATCGCGCTCATCGGGCAGATCTACAACCTGTCCGGCCGCCCCGCGGACGCCGTCGAGCTCTGGTGGCTGCTCCTGCTGCCCGCCGCCTACGCTCGGCCCAGCCTCGCCCTCGGCGCGCTCGCGTATGGCGGAATCGTGGCGTGGTTCTCCATGCAGGCCACCGACCGCGGCACCCTGCTCGGCGGCGCGCTGGAGCGGGCGCCGATCCTCTGGAGCGTCGCGTTCGGTACGCTGGGCCTGGTGCTCCTCGGCCTCGGCATGCTCCACGGCGACGGCATGTATCGACGGCTGCGTCAGCTCCTCGAGCAAGCGGGGATCGCGCTGACCCTCACGGTTCTCATCGCGCTCGGCTTCCCGTTGTACCGCGAGCTCAATCTCGACTCGTGCCGCTGCGCCTCGGTGGCGATCGGCGTGTGGACGCTGCTGGGAGTGGCGGCCCTCCTGATCGGGGCACGTCGGCTGCCCGACGCGCCGCCGGGAGCCCGGAGATCCTGCCTGGCCCTGCTGCTGCTCCTGCCTCTGTGCCTCGCCGCCGTCCAGGTGCTGGTGGCCAGAGGGGCGCCGCTCTACGTGTGGAATGCCCTCCGCTATGCGAGCTGGGCGCTCACATTCGGCGTCTCGCTGGGCCTCGTGCTCTTCGGCGCCCGGTGGGGCCGCACTTCGTGGATCAACTGGGGCGTGGTGTCGCTGCTGGCGCAGGCGCTCGTCCGCTACCTCGACCTCTTCGGCACCATGCTCCAGACGAGCGCGCTCTTCGTCTCATCGGGCGCGC
The window above is part of the Candidatus Methylomirabilota bacterium genome. Proteins encoded here:
- a CDS encoding GNAT family N-acetyltransferase; this translates as MKARRARGRAAGGALSIRPGTARDVPTILALIRGLADYERLRHECRATATGVRRHGFGRRPYFETLIARRGGRPVGFALYFFTFSTFLAKPSLYLEDLFVLPEERGQGAGRALLAALARIAVRRGCGRLEWAVLDWNRPAIGFYKRLGARFRREWILTRLTGAPLAKLGRSG
- a CDS encoding DUF2157 domain-containing protein, translated to MADRFPTRLATEIQSWIREGLVSAEQGARILARYPPEAGWLSRPAALFGRIGGGLVAAGLALVIAHNWESIHRWVKLGGLVALMLAAHWGGLRVRERGYIALGEGLAVIGGAMLLLGIALIGQIYNLSGRPADAVELWWLLLLPAAYARPSLALGALAYGGIVAWFSMQATDRGTLLGGALERAPILWSVAFGTLGLVLLGLGMLHGDGMYRRLRQLLEQAGIALTLTVLIALGFPLYRELNLDSCRCASVAIGVWTLLGVAALLIGARRLPDAPPGARRSCLALLLLLPLCLAAVQVLVARGAPLYVWNALRYASWALTFGVSLGLVLFGARWGRTSWINWGVVSLLAQALVRYLDLFGTMLQTSALFVSSGALVLGLGWALERMRRRMTRRGEAAT